From Woronichinia naegeliana WA131, the proteins below share one genomic window:
- a CDS encoding IS4 family transposase, producing the protein MARQHPRRKGNPDLRRKTNQPGVEIPEITKELFELLEPTMFTPLKYLQGTHEKMMRDRVLNLPVMVALVLSIVYRQIAGISEAVRLLEEEGLLWVASLKVSKQAVSKRMMNVPAEIFAILLKEVLEKAAEKGKKLQVGEKWEKIREKFSAVWIADGSTLEQIRKNMKISKEEKSKLGGKIMMVVEAFTQRPVTLWYTENDKSNDKIWCEELAAKLPENGLILVDMGFFSFVWFDLLTEAKKFFLTRFRAGTSYKTKQVLSQGSHYRDEIIIMGNYRSNPCKHPVRLVSVLWGTIWYQYLTNVLSPEQLSAEEVCDLYRRRWTIEEAFLLTKRLLGLAYLWVGNKNGVQIQIICTLIFYTVLNQLVGEVAIALNQPKEKISVEMVFRSLYYVAKAIARGEKPDTVTYLAERAKLFGLVKAERKRHREKAALNQQIWEPIPLS; encoded by the coding sequence AAAAGAGTTGTTTGAATTACTAGAACCCACAATGTTTACACCATTAAAATATTTACAGGGAACTCATGAGAAAATGATGAGAGATAGGGTATTAAATTTACCAGTAATGGTGGCATTAGTGTTAAGTATAGTGTATCGTCAAATAGCGGGTATAAGTGAAGCGGTAAGACTGTTAGAGGAAGAGGGATTGCTATGGGTAGCATCATTAAAAGTAAGCAAACAGGCAGTATCAAAAAGAATGATGAATGTGCCAGCCGAAATATTTGCAATATTACTAAAAGAAGTGTTAGAAAAAGCAGCCGAAAAAGGGAAGAAGCTCCAAGTAGGAGAAAAATGGGAAAAAATAAGAGAAAAGTTTAGTGCAGTGTGGATAGCAGATGGCTCAACGCTAGAGCAGATAAGGAAAAATATGAAAATAAGTAAAGAAGAAAAGAGTAAATTGGGGGGTAAAATAATGATGGTAGTGGAAGCCTTTACCCAAAGACCCGTTACTTTATGGTACACAGAAAATGATAAATCAAATGATAAAATATGGTGTGAAGAATTGGCAGCTAAATTACCAGAAAATGGTTTAATTCTCGTAGATATGGGATTTTTTAGCTTTGTGTGGTTTGATTTGTTAACAGAAGCTAAAAAGTTTTTTCTAACCAGATTTAGAGCGGGTACATCTTACAAAACCAAACAAGTATTGTCTCAAGGTAGTCATTACAGAGATGAGATTATCATTATGGGAAATTACCGTTCTAATCCTTGCAAGCATCCGGTGAGATTAGTCTCAGTATTATGGGGAACAATCTGGTATCAGTATTTAACAAATGTGTTGTCTCCCGAACAACTGTCCGCCGAAGAGGTCTGTGATTTATATCGAAGACGATGGACAATCGAAGAAGCCTTTTTATTAACGAAAAGACTTTTAGGACTAGCCTATTTATGGGTAGGGAATAAGAATGGTGTCCAAATCCAGATTATTTGCACTTTGATTTTCTATACGGTCTTAAATCAATTGGTAGGGGAAGTGGCGATTGCTCTAAATCAACCGAAAGAAAAAATCTCAGTAGAGATGGTGTTTCGGAGTCTATACTATGTAGCGAAGGCTATTGCTAGAGGAGAAAAGCCTGATACAGTAACCTATCTGGCTGAACGTGCTAAGTTATTTGGTTTGGTCAAAGCTGAGAGAAAGCGACATCGAGAAAAGGCCGCTCTCAATCAACAAATTTGGGAACCCATTCCTTTAAGTTGA
- a CDS encoding KilA-N domain-containing protein, whose amino-acid sequence MNTRIKTIERKIEGIAIYQRETDGYVNATQICKAHLEITGERKDTSNWLQTKMAQSAINKLSLVTGIPVTELIEVKQGGKYQGTWIHPRLAVRFTMWVNDDFSLFVEDWIHSWLGSGYTPAQMEADIDRIAMRDKLKNSSRTALTDQVKSFLEASNQYNPRSKETGIFFGRVHNEVNLVLTGEKASDMRQRLESSLGKPVSENELLRDYFPITDLADYAAICQTAANNIENGMHPINAIKMAAKQVLPPNHVPNPIDFTEKISFARYRLEQARRGRFYLEDEK is encoded by the coding sequence ATGAACACTAGAATTAAGACTATAGAGCGCAAAATTGAGGGAATTGCCATATATCAGCGAGAAACAGATGGATATGTCAATGCAACCCAGATATGTAAGGCACATCTGGAGATAACGGGAGAGAGAAAAGATACGTCCAATTGGCTACAAACAAAAATGGCACAGTCCGCCATCAATAAGCTTTCTCTCGTTACAGGAATTCCTGTAACGGAATTAATAGAGGTAAAGCAAGGTGGCAAATATCAGGGGACATGGATACATCCCCGTCTTGCTGTTCGTTTTACGATGTGGGTCAACGATGATTTTTCTTTGTTCGTAGAAGACTGGATTCATTCTTGGTTGGGTTCTGGCTATACTCCTGCTCAGATGGAAGCAGATATAGACAGGATTGCTATGCGTGATAAATTGAAAAATTCTAGCAGGACAGCACTGACAGATCAGGTAAAGTCGTTTTTAGAGGCATCCAACCAATACAACCCACGTTCTAAAGAAACAGGGATATTCTTTGGACGAGTCCACAACGAAGTCAATCTTGTTCTTACAGGAGAGAAGGCTTCTGACATGAGGCAAAGGCTGGAGTCTTCTTTAGGTAAGCCTGTTAGTGAAAATGAATTACTTCGTGATTATTTTCCTATTACTGATTTGGCTGATTATGCTGCGATTTGTCAGACAGCAGCAAACAACATAGAAAACGGGATGCACCCCATAAACGCCATAAAAATGGCCGCCAAGCAAGTTTTGCCTCCGAACCATGTTCCAAATCCAATTGACTTTACTGAAAAAATAAGTTTTGCAAGGTATCGCTTAGAGCAAGCTAGACGAGGACGGTTCTATCTTGAAGATGAAAAATAA
- a CDS encoding protein rep yields the protein MKNCELTDLRETLHHLNQSFRRLTQLKAFPGIGWIKSVEITRGRDGQSAHPHLHCLILLKDSYYKEDYLSKTDWIALWKQCLRVDYSPILDVKAVQAESSPVGLIAEILKYQCKESDLVADCDWFLEYVKQVHGTRAVGVGGVLRDYFRELEEEPEDLIGHDEESTEETEGPSLYFRWNRKIKKYVMVTATAIGIVCKIPEKGYDDTT from the coding sequence ATGAAAAATTGTGAGTTGACCGATTTAAGAGAGACATTGCATCATCTTAATCAGTCTTTTAGACGGTTAACCCAGTTGAAGGCATTCCCTGGGATAGGTTGGATAAAGTCGGTTGAGATTACAAGGGGACGCGATGGGCAATCAGCACATCCTCATCTCCATTGTCTAATCCTGTTGAAGGATAGCTATTACAAGGAAGATTATCTATCCAAGACTGATTGGATCGCTTTATGGAAGCAATGCCTTCGAGTTGATTATTCTCCAATTCTGGACGTAAAAGCTGTTCAGGCTGAAAGTTCACCAGTGGGGTTGATTGCGGAAATCTTAAAGTACCAGTGCAAGGAAAGTGACCTTGTGGCTGATTGTGATTGGTTTTTGGAGTATGTTAAACAGGTACATGGTACAAGAGCAGTCGGGGTTGGCGGTGTTCTTCGGGACTATTTCAGAGAATTAGAAGAGGAGCCAGAGGATTTAATTGGCCATGATGAGGAATCAACGGAAGAGACTGAAGGCCCGTCTCTCTATTTTCGATGGAATAGGAAAATCAAAAAATATGTCATGGTTACGGCGACCGCGATAGGGATTGTCTGTAAGATTCCCGAAAAGGGATATGACGACACCACCTAA
- a CDS encoding ISKra4 family transposase, translated as MTAKLINVEGSKIKIELTLELSRSMLDTEINIQKGLNEVGCIASKEALKYLDTDGSPLKIGEEIWKSKGEQPKEYQTPYGEVIVNRHVYQRSVGGKTYCPLEREARIIITSTPLLAKQVSSKMSGMAGKEAKNDLLENHGRKVALSYIQRLSEAVGSVVQAKEEAWSYAPPKEDSQIATVGIGLDGTCMLMCEDGYREAMVGTVSLYDSEGERQPTIYLGAAPEYGKKSFLERLEREIERAKNRYPEATLVGIADGAESNWKFLEKQTEEQILDFYHASGYLGALAEALHPNTVSKQKEWLTENCRELKHEKGKAGELLNLMKEVKEEKSHSKNLTEKLLAAITYYENHQHQMDYAEYIEKKYPIGSGVMEAACKTLVKQRLCCSGMRWKEKGAGIILSLRALVLTKERWSQFWAKLDQYGFPVEP; from the coding sequence ATGACAGCAAAACTAATTAATGTAGAGGGTTCAAAGATAAAAATAGAACTAACATTAGAACTCAGTCGTTCAATGTTGGATACAGAAATAAATATTCAAAAAGGCTTAAACGAAGTAGGTTGCATCGCCAGCAAAGAAGCCTTGAAATATTTAGATACAGATGGTTCACCCTTAAAAATCGGTGAAGAAATCTGGAAGAGTAAGGGAGAGCAACCGAAAGAATATCAAACACCTTATGGTGAGGTTATAGTGAATCGTCATGTATATCAGCGTTCAGTAGGAGGAAAAACGTATTGCCCCTTAGAAAGAGAAGCAAGGATAATCATAACATCAACGCCATTATTGGCAAAACAGGTATCCTCAAAAATGTCAGGGATGGCAGGCAAAGAGGCGAAAAATGATTTATTAGAAAATCATGGTAGAAAAGTAGCGCTATCCTATATCCAAAGATTGAGTGAAGCAGTAGGAAGTGTGGTACAGGCAAAAGAAGAAGCGTGGAGTTATGCCCCGCCCAAGGAGGATAGCCAAATTGCAACAGTGGGAATAGGATTAGATGGAACCTGTATGCTGATGTGTGAGGATGGCTACCGTGAAGCAATGGTGGGAACCGTTTCCCTATACGATAGTGAAGGCGAACGTCAACCTACAATCTATCTAGGTGCGGCACCAGAGTATGGAAAAAAGAGTTTTCTAGAAAGATTAGAAAGAGAAATTGAGCGAGCGAAAAACCGTTATCCAGAGGCAACATTGGTCGGGATAGCAGACGGGGCAGAATCAAATTGGAAGTTTTTAGAAAAGCAAACGGAAGAACAGATATTAGATTTCTATCATGCCTCTGGTTACTTAGGTGCCTTGGCAGAAGCGTTGCATCCGAATACCGTGTCAAAACAAAAAGAATGGTTGACTGAAAATTGTCGAGAACTCAAGCATGAAAAAGGAAAAGCAGGAGAACTGCTAAATCTGATGAAAGAAGTCAAAGAAGAAAAAAGTCATTCTAAGAATCTTACCGAGAAACTACTAGCGGCGATTACTTATTACGAGAATCATCAGCATCAAATGGATTATGCTGAATACATAGAGAAAAAGTATCCGATTGGTTCAGGTGTTATGGAAGCAGCTTGTAAGACGTTGGTCAAACAACGATTATGTTGTTCAGGGATGCGATGGAAGGAAAAAGGAGCAGGAATTATTTTGAGCCTACGAGCTTTGGTATTGACCAAGGAACGATGGAGTCAATTTTGGGCAAAACTTGATCAATATGGGTTCCCTGTAGAACCCTGA
- a CDS encoding IS630 family transposase gives MIKLEFTEEDKRLLSYGRFNHPHPRVQLKMEVLWLKSQGLSHQKIAQFAGVSVNTVTSYIRDYQEGGIEKLKEIKFNRPKSELTEHQGTIEAYFESNPPAAINEAVKRIEELTGIKRSPTQVRKFLKSIGMRCLKVGTIPSKADVEAQDSYREKELEPRLEEAKAGKRAVFFVDASHFVMGAFVNFIWCFKRIFIKSPSGRKRFNVLGALNAITHEVIMVTNSSYITGTQVCELLEKIAELGLLIPITLVLDNARYQKCRIVQELAESLGIELLYLPPYSPNLNLIERLWKFVKKKCLYAKYYEDFTQFSAAISGCLEDANVKYKEELDSLLTLRFQRFDKSQIMNV, from the coding sequence ATGATTAAGTTAGAATTTACAGAAGAAGACAAAAGACTGTTGTCTTACGGTCGGTTTAATCACCCGCATCCTAGAGTGCAGCTAAAGATGGAAGTTTTATGGCTAAAAAGTCAGGGATTGTCTCATCAAAAAATTGCTCAATTCGCAGGAGTTTCAGTAAATACGGTGACAAGCTATATCCGTGATTATCAAGAGGGCGGGATAGAAAAACTAAAAGAAATAAAATTTAATCGCCCGAAAAGCGAGTTAACAGAGCATCAAGGGACAATTGAGGCATATTTTGAGTCAAATCCACCAGCAGCAATAAATGAAGCAGTAAAAAGAATAGAAGAATTAACAGGAATAAAAAGAAGTCCGACGCAAGTCAGAAAATTTTTAAAGTCAATAGGAATGAGGTGTCTAAAGGTGGGAACAATTCCATCAAAAGCAGATGTAGAAGCTCAGGATAGCTATAGAGAAAAAGAACTAGAACCAAGGCTAGAAGAGGCAAAAGCAGGAAAAAGGGCAGTTTTCTTTGTAGATGCCTCTCATTTTGTAATGGGAGCATTTGTAAATTTTATATGGTGCTTCAAGAGGATTTTTATTAAGTCACCATCAGGGAGAAAACGTTTTAATGTGTTAGGAGCATTAAATGCAATTACCCATGAAGTAATTATGGTAACGAACAGTTCTTATATTACGGGAACTCAGGTTTGTGAACTCCTAGAAAAGATAGCAGAATTAGGACTATTAATACCGATTACGTTGGTATTAGACAATGCTCGTTATCAAAAATGCCGAATTGTACAGGAGTTGGCAGAATCATTAGGAATAGAGTTACTGTACTTACCTCCTTATTCTCCTAACTTGAATTTAATTGAAAGACTGTGGAAGTTTGTGAAGAAGAAGTGTTTATACGCAAAATATTATGAAGATTTTACGCAGTTTTCTGCAGCAATTTCAGGATGTCTTGAGGATGCTAACGTAAAATATAAGGAGGAGCTTGATTCTCTGCTCACCTTACGATTTCAACGCTTTGATAAATCTCAGATTATGAACGTTTGA